In Zea mays cultivar B73 chromosome 7, Zm-B73-REFERENCE-NAM-5.0, whole genome shotgun sequence, the following proteins share a genomic window:
- the LOC100191342 gene encoding Protein SHI RELATED SEQUENCE 1 translates to MAGFPLGGGGHSRDAPASSVPPVHPSDAASFLYAARAGAGLQLWQQHEQQQQHPFYTSNIIRFSDDPTGAPPSLTGAASSSSSRGTRGGAGSGGGGGGGVSCQDCGNQAKKDCVHQRCRTCCKSRGFTCSTHVKSTWVPAAKRRERQQQLAVLAASAAATTAGAGPSRDPTKRPRARLSVATPATSSGDQQMVTVAERFPREVSSEAVFRCVRLGPVDQAEAEVAYQTTVSIGGHVFKGILHDVGPHSLPAAGVGGGAIEYHFRHAGDGLPPSTAATGEAGGGGVGSVVVSSAVVMDPYPTPGPYAAFPAGAPFFHGHPRQ, encoded by the exons ATGGCGGGGTTCCCTCTAGGTGGAGGAGGCCACAGCCGCGACGCCCCCGCGTCGTCCGTCCCGCCGGTGCACCCCTCCGACGCAGCGTCCTTCCTCTACGCCGCGCGCGCGGGAGCGGGCCTGCAGCTATGGCAGCAGCacgagcagcaacagcagcacccGTTCTACACCTCCAACATCATCCGCTTCTCCGATGACCCGACCGGCGCCCCGCCCTCGCTCACGGGCgccgcgtcgtcgtcgtcttcgcgCGGCACGAGGGGCGGCGCGGGAagcggcggcggaggcggcggcggggtCAGCTGCCAGGACTGCGGCAACCAGGCCAAGAAGGACTGCGTGCACCAGCGCTGCCGCACCTGCTGCAAGAGCCGCGGCTTCACCTGCAGCACCCACGTCAAGTCCACCTGGGTCCCTGCCGCCAAGAGACGCGAGCGCCAGCAGCAGCTCGCCGTGCTAGcggcctccgccgccgccacaaCCGCCGGCGCCGGCCCATCCCGCGACCCGACCAAGCGCCCTCGCGCGCGCCTCTCCGTCGCCACCCCCGCCACGTCCTCGG GGGATCAGCAGATGGTCACGGTCGCGGAGAGGTTCCCACGGGAGGTGAGCTCGGAGGCGGTGTTCCGGTGCGTGCGCCTGGGGCCGGTCGACCAGGCCGAGGCGGAGGTCGCGTACCAGACCACCGTCAGCATCGGCGGCCACGTGTTCAAGGGCATCCTTCACGACGTTGGCCCTCACAGCTTGCCTGCCGCTGGAGTCGGAGGCGGCGCCATCGAGTACCACTTCCGCCACGCCGGGGACGGATTGCCGCCGAGCACGGCAGCCACTGGCGAAGCAGGCGGCGGTGGCGTGGGGAGTGTCGTCGTGTCATCGGCTGTGGTGATGGACCCGTACCCGACGCCCGGACCCTACGCCGCCTTCCCCGCCGGCGCGCCGTTCTTCCACGGCCACCCGAGACAGTGA